The Bombus vancouverensis nearcticus chromosome 2, iyBomVanc1_principal, whole genome shotgun sequence genome window below encodes:
- the LOC117163287 gene encoding very long chain fatty acid elongase 4, with translation MASLINSTATLINDAYNYYLWTLSLADERTRGWLLVDSPKPTLIYTMLYLLIVWAGPKIMRNRKAFKLTWALVPYNLAMACLNAYIAIQLFVASTRLRYSYVCQPIRHVTRPDELQIAHAVWWYYFSKLLEFCDTFFFILRKKDNQLSFLHVYHHSTMFSLWWIGIKWVPSGSTFLPAMVNSFIHVLMYSYYGLAALGPSVAKYLWWKKYLTILQLIQFTTALILGINGIRSGCDFPLWMQYALVIYMVSFIVLFGNFYAKAYIAKGKQAYAERQLEKMKADTQLKKKITGAAMCNGNITNGHANGYANGVSKKIQ, from the exons ATGGCAAGCTTAATTAATTCCACAGCAACTTTAATAAATGATGCCTACAATTACTACCTCTGGACGCTATCCCTTGCCG ATGAACGAACGAGAGGATGGCTTCTGGTCGATTCGCCAAAACCTACATTGATATACACTATGTTGTATTTACTCATTGTATGGGCCGGGCCAAAGATCATGAGAAATCGAAAAGCCTTCAAGCTAACGTGGGCACTCGTTCCGTATAATCTTGCGATGGCCTGTCTTAACGCGTACATCGCGATACAG TTATTCGTAGCTTCCACCAGGTTACGTTATAGTTATGTGTGTCAGCCGATTAGGCACGTGACTCGTCCAGACGAATTGCAG ATTGCTCATGCAGTCTGGTGGTACTACTTTAGCAAACTTTTGGAGTTCTGTGATACGTTTTTCTTTATCTTGCGGAAGAAGGATAATCAATTAAGCTTTCTTCATGTTTACCATCATTCCACTATGTTTTCGTTGTGGTGGATTGGTATCAAATGGGTTCCAAGCGGATCTA CTTTCCTGCCAGCCATGGTGAACAGTTTTATCCATGTCCTCATGTATTCATACTATGGCTTAGCCGCATTGGGACCCTCTGTAGCTAAATATCTCTGGTGGAAGAAATATCTGACGATTCTTCAATTAATCCAATTTACTACTGCCTTGATCCTCGGCATCAATGGGATTCGGTCGGGATGCGATTTCCCACTCTGGATGCAGTATGCTCTTGTCATTTACATGGTCTCTTTCATCGTTTTATTCGGAAATTTCTACGCTAAAGCCTACATTGCCAAG ggTAAACAAGCATACGCAGAAAGACAGTTAGAAAAAATGAAGGCGGATACGCAATTGAAGAAAAAAATTACCGGCGCAGCTATGTGTAACGGAAACATTACGAATGGACACGCCAATGGATATGCGAATGGTGTATCTAAGAAGATTCAATGA
- the LOC117163278 gene encoding coiled-coil and C2 domain-containing protein 2A — protein sequence MFKKDIDFIKEYAQHTEDRKEQDLSLCYAYPIMNKVSEINVLTNDTKNLRKLCQETTLVEDGLYSSNHPFVYSDIKLSELSNMKILQYESKRKFSGKLLEIVIREVNINTNQSNSIEITSVYLLFKKKIICKVNSPFNRKMHKLLIKSSECNNLSTQVHTKSGQSSILPLPLPKRNIENHTAEIDFAISDNFGRIHAGTVTCTITLSSYGENEQESYASHFYKLSNDPNDPQNHLSLLKSSKSIHKKQVKYFLLEDPALTFGRNSEFITPKKSQTEETKSPDIVITEQPAFSLLNISFRNLFQVKHPLESSSGTRRHHTIGKTILSVTILRGIEIPIREESALVQPFVEVEWGNTAHTTAIAEGSAPIWHQTMYFELPRQNEEHCIKIRLFDQHPVWGQQWIGEARIPLEHHRNYQELERWITLSPLFSPNLLFGYIQASPGQSCTRIYVLMKMDHSSTPKSVESTTINTLLKGIQRCLVTSYKIDGVENPKDAARLVMLVPSLPNHYGPITPRQTLNIRKVDHYGRATLLAVLLQGFNLQTYVLLGSSQISKWTSFVLSINENGIYTLWDAEVGKCYKLDDTHCPLMKVSRLINHSGIWENLQKSILAHNLKYDVKLSKEWRFIDITTSTKNDHTVQVLDLSITEEELRQIKKTAMDLEQALKDKLAHWRSTIGLTTIFNRHAITILRNFISKIEPSSEVQLDKRDLKQLYRAYHVHGFILNKRECSIDDLSEYLHATKIYNINDPVEFAVVCQIQPYIGKISSIWLAVIILKSRD from the exons atgtTCAAGAAGGATATCGATTTCATTAAGGAATATGCACAAcatacagaagatagaaaagaaCAAGATTTAAGTCTTTGTTATGCATATCCCATTATGAATAAAGTTTCAGAAATCAATGTTCTTACTAATGATACTAAAAATCTGCGAAAATTATGTCAAGAAACTACATTAGTTGAGGATGGATTATATTCTTCTAATCATCCATTCGTTTACAGTGATATTAAACTTTCTGAACTTAGTAACATGAAAATTTTACAATACGAATCAAAACGAAAATTTTCTGGCAAATTGTTAGAAATTGTAATTCGTGAAGTAAACATTAATACTAATCAATCAAATTCTATAGAAATCACATCTGTTTATCTGTTAttcaaaaagaaaattatatgtaaGGTAAATAGTCCTTTTAATAGAAAGATGcataaattgttaataaagAGTTCAGAATGCAATAATCTTTCTACACAAGTACACACTAAAAGCGGTCAATCTAGCATCTTACCATTGCCATTGCCAAAACGCAACATTGAGAATCATACAGCAGAAATAGATTTTGCAATAAGTGACAATTTTGGTAGAATACACGCTGGAACCGTCACTTGTACAATTACTTTAAGTAGTTATGGTGAAAATGAACAAGAGTCATATGCAtctcatttttataaattaagtaATGATCCAAATGATCCACAAAATCATTTGTCTTTACTCAAGTCATCGAAAAGTATTCATAAAAAGCAAGTGAAATACTTTTTACTGGAAGACCCAGCATTAACTTTTGGCAGAAATTCAGAATTTATCACACCTAAGAAAAGTCAAACAGAGGAAACAAAATCTCCAGACATAGTCATAACAGAACAACCTGCATTTTCTTTGCTCAATATATCATTCAGGAACTTATTCCAAGTTAAACACCCACTAGAATCATCATCTGGTACCCGTAGACACCATACAATAGGAAAAACAATTTTGTCTGTAACTATTCTGCGAGGAATAGAAATACCAATTAGAGAAGAGTCTGCATTAGTTCAACCATTTGTAGAAGTTGAATGGGGTAACACAGCACATACAACAGCCATAGCAGAAGGTTCGGCACCTATATGGCACCAAACAATGTACTTTGAGTTACCAAGACAAAATGAAGAGCATTGTATAAAGATTCGCTTGTTTGATCAGCATCCTGTTTGGGGTCAACAGTGGATAGGTGAAGCCAGAATTCCTCTTGAACATCACAGAAATTATCAAGAACTTGAGCGATGGATTACATTATCTCCATTATTTAGCCCAAATTTGTTATTTGGATACATACAAGCTAGTCCTGGTCAATCATGTACTCGTATTTACGTTCTGATGAAAATGGATCATTCAAGTACTCCTAAGTCGGTTGAAAGTACTACTATAAATACATTATTGAAAGGAATTCAACGATGTCTCGTTACATCATATAAAATTGACGGCGTCGAAAATCCGAAAGATGCTGCGAGATTAGTGATGCTTGTACCATCGTTACCTAATCATTATGGGCCAATCACCCCACGTCAAACATTAAACATACGTAAAGTGGATCACTATGGAAGAGCAACTCTACTTGCAGTATTATTACAAGGTTTCAATCTGCAGACATACGTTTTATTAG gtTCTTCTCAAATAAGTAAATGGACGTCATTTGTTTTAAGCATCAATGAAAACGGAATATATACGCTATGGGATGCAGAAGTTGGAAAATGCTATAAATTAGATGATACCCATTGTCCTTTAATGAAGGTGTCTCGACTAATTAATCATTCTGGC ATATGGGAAAATTTGCAAAAATCTATTTTGGCCCATAATCTCAAATACGACGTGAAATTAAGCAAAGAATGGCGATTCATTGATATTACGACGTCAACTAAAAATGATCATACTGTGCAAGTATTAGATTTAAGTATTACAGAGGAAGAACTAAGGCAAATTAAGAAGACCGCTATGGATTTAGAGCAGGCCTTAAAAGATAAGTTAGCTCATTGGCGTAGCACAATTGGTTTAACGACGATCTTTAATCGACATGCAATAACTATCttacgaaattttatttctaaaatagAACCTTCTTCAGAAGTACAATTAGATAAAAGGGATTTGAAACAATTATACAGAGCTTACCACGTTCATGGTTTTATTTTAAACAAACGTGAATGCAGCATCGATGATTTGAGCGAGTATTTACATGCGACGaagatttataatattaatgatcCAGTTGAATTTGCTGTGGTATGTCAGATACAGCCTTATATCGGTAAAATTTCTTCGATTTGGCTGGCTGTTATAATCCTTAAAAGTCGTGATTAG
- the LOC117163282 gene encoding tubulin alpha-1 chain produces the protein MRECISVHVGQAGVQIGNACWELYCLEHGIQPDGQMPSDKTIGGGDDSFNTFFSETGAGKHVPRAVFIDLEPTVVDEVRTGTYRQLFHPEQLITGKEDAANNYARGHYTIGKEIVDLVLDRIRKLADQCTGLQGFLIFHSFGGGTGSGFTSLLMERLSVDYGKKSKLEFAIYPAPQVSTAVVEPYNSILTTHTTLEHSDCAFMVDNEAIYDICRRNLDIERPTYTNLNRLIGQIVSSITASLRFDGALNVDLTEFQTNLVPYPRIHFPLVTYAPVISAEKAYHEQLSVSEITNACFEPANQMVKCDPRHGKYMACCMLYRGDVVPKDVNAAIATIKTKRTIQFVDWCPTGFKVGINYQPPTVVPGGDLAKVQRAVCMLSNTTAIAEAWARLDHKFDLMYAKRAFVHWYVGEGMEEGEFSEAREDLAALEKDYEEVGMDSAEGEGEGAEEY, from the exons ATG CGTGAATGTATCTCAGTTCATGTTGGACAAGCTGGTGTCCAGATTGGTAATGCCTGCTGGGAATTGTATTGTCTGGAGCATGGCATCCAGCCTGATGGCCAAATGCCATCTGACAAAACCATTGGTGGGGGTGATGACAGTTTTAACACCTTCTTCAGTGAAACTGGTGCAGGGAAACATGTACCAAGAGCAGTCTTCATTGACTTGGAACCCACAGTAGTTG ATGAAGTACGTACTGGTACCTACCGTCAGCTGTTTCATCCAGAACAACTGATCACTGGCAAGGAAGATGCGGCCAATAACTACGCTCGTGGTCACTATACTATTGGGAAAGAAATTGTAGACCTTGTCTTAGACAGAATTCGTAAATTGGCTGATCAATGTACTGGTCTTCAAGGATTTCTTATTTTCCACTCCTTTGGAGGTGGCACTGGTTCTGGATTCACCTCTCTCTTGATGGAACGACTTTCTGTAGACTATGGCAAAAAGTCGAAGCTGGAATTCGCAATCTATCCTGCTCCACAAGTCTCCACTGCAGTCGTCGAGCCATACAATTCAATTCTGACCACGCATACCACTCTTGAACATTCCGACTGCGCATTTATGGTTGACAATGAAGCCATCTACGATATTTGTCGCCGTAACTTAGACATTGAAAGACCTACTTACACTAATTTAAATCGATTGATCGGCCAAATTGTATCCTCCATCACAGCTTCTCTGCGATTCGACGGTGCACTGAACGTTGATTTGACTGAATTCCAAACAAATTTAGTACCTTATCCCAGGATTCATTTCCCTTTGGTAACGTACGCACCCGTCATCTCCGCAGAGAAGGCATATCACGAACAGCTCTCTGTATCAGAGATTACAAACGCGTGTTTCGAGCCAGCCAATCAGATGGTGAAATGCGATCCTCGCCACGGAAAATATATGGCCTGCTGTATGTTATACAGAGGCGATGTCGTACCCAAAGATGTAAATGCTGCGATTGCCACCATTAAAACAAAACGTACTATTCAATTTGTCGATTGGTGTCCAACTGGATTCAAAGTTGGTATCAACTACCAGCCTCCAACTGTGGTTCCTGGTGGTGATCTTGCCAAGGTACAGCGTGCCGTTTGCATGTTGTCAAACACGACTGCTATCGCAGAAGCCTGGGCTCGTCTGGACCATAAATTCGACCTTATGTACGCTAAACGTGCATTCGTTCATTGGTATGTCGGCGAAGGTATGGAAGAAGGTGAATTTTCCGAAGCTCGTGAAGATCTTGCGGCTCTTGAGAAAGACTACGAGGAGGTCGGCATGGATTCCGCCGAAGGTGAAGGAGAAGGTGCCGAAGAATACTAA
- the LOC117163281 gene encoding E3 ubiquitin-protein ligase RNF14 isoform X1, which yields MYFSRNTIEMDSEKQKDEIVALESIYNSEEFSYHKENDQYQCTFTIFINLPVDYQATYKDCRQVDEPEQKIKISHLPPLKLHVLLPKNYPSELPPTFTLCSSWLYLSLLTKLCKKLDKLWEESKKQEILFTWVAFLHDETLEFLNIQDNLNMSYAYTRYKENLEIAHIIHKNKIDNIDKECTIEGAKNTIKKKVNDKQLSKLVRKYHDKRAVLDCPIGRNPIQTLIDYNEKRNQIEFKKNFYTCKICFVDKLGEHCTQFFPCGHVFCKDCIAGYLEIRIKDGNVQNIYCPEEKCSSEATPAQIKDLVSSELFAKYDSILLNATLDTMGDIVYCPRRNCQYPVSREPNEQVANCPICQYAFCVYCKMVYHGIEPCKVYSAEIHKVVAEYQEAPDDKKQQMEQRYGKKQLQTLVENAMSENWIKSNSQKCPKCQAAIEKSDGCNKMVCWRCNTYFCWLCNTVLDRNKPYEHFQDMDSKCYNMLYYGMPVEDNDDEGDGEDEIGDDVYMWHNFQLYPNYESEDDDFYEDIVI from the exons ATGTATTTTTCGCGTAATACGATTGAG ATGGATAGTGAAAAGCAAAAAGATGAGATTGTCGCGTTGGAAAGTATTTACAATTCAGAAGAGTTTTCATATCACAAGGAGAATGATCAGTACCAATGTACTTTTACAATATTCATAAATCTTCCTGTAGATTATCAAGCAACATACAAGGATTGTAGGCAAGTGGATGAACCGGAACAAAAGATTAAAATATCTCATTTACCGCCATTAAAGCTTCATGTACTTCTACCAAAAAATTATCCTTCGGAGTTGCCACCTACATTTACTTTATGCTCATCTTGGTTGTATCTCTCATTGTTAACTAAACTATGTAAAAAATTAGACAAGTTGTGGGAAGAAAGTAAAAAGcaagaaatattatttacgtGGGTAGCCTTTCTGCATGATGAAACTTTAGAATTCTTGAATATACAAGATAATCTTAATATGAGTTATGCTTATACACGTTATaaagaaaatttggaaatagCACATATCATTCATaagaataaaatagataatATAGACAAAGAATGTACAATTGAAGGTGCAAAGAATACCATAAAGAAAAAAGTTAATGACAAGCAGTTAAGTAAGTTAGTAAGGAAGTATCATGATAAAAGGGCTGTATTAGATTGTCCTATTGGAAGAAACCCAATACAAACACTGATCGATTACAATGAGAAACGTAAccaaattgaatttaaaaaaaacttcTATACTTGTAAGATTTGTTTTGTGGACAAATTAGGAGAGCATTGTACACAATTTTTCCCTTGTGGTCATGTATTTTGTAAAGATTGCATAGCTGGTTACCTAGAAATAAGAATCAAAGATGGAAATgtgcaaaatatttattgtcCAGAAGAAAAATGTTCCTCTGAAGCAACTCCTGCACAG ATAAAAGACTTAGTAAGTTCAGAATTATTTGCAAAGTATGATTCTATATTATTGAATGCCACATTAGATACTATGGGAGACATAGTATATTGTCCAAGACGTAATTGTCAGTATCCAGTTAGTCGTGAACCAAATGAACAAGTGGCAAATTGCCCAATCTGTCAATATGCATTTTGCGTTTATTGCAAAATGGTGTATCACGGCATAGAACCATGCAAAGTTTATTCAG CTGAAATACATAAAGTGGTAGCTGAATATCAAGAAGCTCCTGATGATAAGAAACAGCAAATGGAGCAACGTTATGGTAAAAAACAACTCCAAACTTTGGTAGAAAATGCTATGTCTGAGAATTGGATTAAAAGTAATAGCCAAAAATGCCCTAAATGTCAAGCTGCTATTGAG AAATCAGATGGTTGCAACAAAATGGTGTGTTGGCGATGCAATACATATTTTTGTTGGTTATGCAACACTGTTCTCGATCGTAATAAGCCATACGAACATTTTCAAGATATGGATTCTAAGTGCTATAACATGTTATATTATGGAATGCCAGTTGAAGATAACGATGACGAAGGAGATGGTGAAGACGAAATAGGAGATGACGTATATATGTGGCATAATTTCCAACTGTATCCAAATTATGAATCAGAAGATGATGATTTTTATGAGGACattgtaatataa
- the LOC117163281 gene encoding E3 ubiquitin-protein ligase RNF14 isoform X2, with translation MDSEKQKDEIVALESIYNSEEFSYHKENDQYQCTFTIFINLPVDYQATYKDCRQVDEPEQKIKISHLPPLKLHVLLPKNYPSELPPTFTLCSSWLYLSLLTKLCKKLDKLWEESKKQEILFTWVAFLHDETLEFLNIQDNLNMSYAYTRYKENLEIAHIIHKNKIDNIDKECTIEGAKNTIKKKVNDKQLSKLVRKYHDKRAVLDCPIGRNPIQTLIDYNEKRNQIEFKKNFYTCKICFVDKLGEHCTQFFPCGHVFCKDCIAGYLEIRIKDGNVQNIYCPEEKCSSEATPAQIKDLVSSELFAKYDSILLNATLDTMGDIVYCPRRNCQYPVSREPNEQVANCPICQYAFCVYCKMVYHGIEPCKVYSAEIHKVVAEYQEAPDDKKQQMEQRYGKKQLQTLVENAMSENWIKSNSQKCPKCQAAIEKSDGCNKMVCWRCNTYFCWLCNTVLDRNKPYEHFQDMDSKCYNMLYYGMPVEDNDDEGDGEDEIGDDVYMWHNFQLYPNYESEDDDFYEDIVI, from the exons ATGGATAGTGAAAAGCAAAAAGATGAGATTGTCGCGTTGGAAAGTATTTACAATTCAGAAGAGTTTTCATATCACAAGGAGAATGATCAGTACCAATGTACTTTTACAATATTCATAAATCTTCCTGTAGATTATCAAGCAACATACAAGGATTGTAGGCAAGTGGATGAACCGGAACAAAAGATTAAAATATCTCATTTACCGCCATTAAAGCTTCATGTACTTCTACCAAAAAATTATCCTTCGGAGTTGCCACCTACATTTACTTTATGCTCATCTTGGTTGTATCTCTCATTGTTAACTAAACTATGTAAAAAATTAGACAAGTTGTGGGAAGAAAGTAAAAAGcaagaaatattatttacgtGGGTAGCCTTTCTGCATGATGAAACTTTAGAATTCTTGAATATACAAGATAATCTTAATATGAGTTATGCTTATACACGTTATaaagaaaatttggaaatagCACATATCATTCATaagaataaaatagataatATAGACAAAGAATGTACAATTGAAGGTGCAAAGAATACCATAAAGAAAAAAGTTAATGACAAGCAGTTAAGTAAGTTAGTAAGGAAGTATCATGATAAAAGGGCTGTATTAGATTGTCCTATTGGAAGAAACCCAATACAAACACTGATCGATTACAATGAGAAACGTAAccaaattgaatttaaaaaaaacttcTATACTTGTAAGATTTGTTTTGTGGACAAATTAGGAGAGCATTGTACACAATTTTTCCCTTGTGGTCATGTATTTTGTAAAGATTGCATAGCTGGTTACCTAGAAATAAGAATCAAAGATGGAAATgtgcaaaatatttattgtcCAGAAGAAAAATGTTCCTCTGAAGCAACTCCTGCACAG ATAAAAGACTTAGTAAGTTCAGAATTATTTGCAAAGTATGATTCTATATTATTGAATGCCACATTAGATACTATGGGAGACATAGTATATTGTCCAAGACGTAATTGTCAGTATCCAGTTAGTCGTGAACCAAATGAACAAGTGGCAAATTGCCCAATCTGTCAATATGCATTTTGCGTTTATTGCAAAATGGTGTATCACGGCATAGAACCATGCAAAGTTTATTCAG CTGAAATACATAAAGTGGTAGCTGAATATCAAGAAGCTCCTGATGATAAGAAACAGCAAATGGAGCAACGTTATGGTAAAAAACAACTCCAAACTTTGGTAGAAAATGCTATGTCTGAGAATTGGATTAAAAGTAATAGCCAAAAATGCCCTAAATGTCAAGCTGCTATTGAG AAATCAGATGGTTGCAACAAAATGGTGTGTTGGCGATGCAATACATATTTTTGTTGGTTATGCAACACTGTTCTCGATCGTAATAAGCCATACGAACATTTTCAAGATATGGATTCTAAGTGCTATAACATGTTATATTATGGAATGCCAGTTGAAGATAACGATGACGAAGGAGATGGTGAAGACGAAATAGGAGATGACGTATATATGTGGCATAATTTCCAACTGTATCCAAATTATGAATCAGAAGATGATGATTTTTATGAGGACattgtaatataa
- the Alg7 gene encoding alg7 dolichyl-phosphate N-acetylglucosaminephosphotransferase isoform X1, with product MLNVIYDDNSWKFIFPILINFAMSTTVYFLTIRLIPKIKDMFVKANLYGIDMNKRSGEKVPEALGVVTGCLFLITLFLFIPVPFTNYIFNDINFPHNEFMEFLAALLSICCMLLLGFADDVLDLRWRHKLLLPTIASLPLLMVYYINFNSTLIIVPKPLRPWFGLSVDLWIFYYLYMGMLAVFCTNAINILAGINGLEVGQSLVISISILLFNIIELSGDLWKAHQFSLYFMLPYIATSLGLLKFNWYPAQVFVGDTFCYLSGMTFAVVGIIGHFSKTTLLFFIPQIINFLYSVPQLFHLIPCPRHRLPKYNKKTDKLDISTTVFNKKDIGSVGKFIAWIFRKLNIIKWQEDDQGIVTCNNLTLINFVLINTGPMNEPTLTLILLLIQVVSSSLAFLIRYPLASIFYEV from the exons ATGTTGAATGTGATATACGATGACAACAGTTGGAAATTTATTTTcccaattttaataaatttcgcgATGTCGACCACTGTGTACTTTTTAACTATACGTTTAATACCGAAGATAAAAGATATGTTTGTCAAAGCTAACCTATACGGTATTGATATGAATAAGAGAAGTGGTGAAAAAGT GCCCGAAGCTTTAGGTGTTGTCACTGGATGTCTTTTTCTTATAACgctctttctttttattcctgTACCATTTACAAACTATATATTTAATGACATAAACTTCCCTCATAATGAG TTTATGGAGTTTTTGGCAGCTTTACTCTCAATTTGTTGTATGTTACTTTTGGGGTTTGCTGATGATGTTTTAGACCTACGTTGGAGGCACAAATTATTATTACCTACTATTGCTTCCTTACCACTTTTAATGGTGTATtacattaattttaattctacaTTAATTATTGTGCCAAAACCCTTAAGACCATGGTTTGGTCTTTCAGTGgatctttggatattttattatttatatatgggGATGCTAGCAGTGTTTTGCACAAATGCTATAAACATATTAGCTGGTATAAATGGTTTAGAAGTTGGACAGAGCTTAGTAATTTCAATAAGCATTCTTTTGTTTAATATAATAGAGCTATCAGGAGATCTGTGGAAAGCACATCAATTTTCATTGTATTTCATGCTTCCATATATAGCAACATCACTGgggttattaaaatttaattg GTACCCAGCACAGGTATTTGTGGGCGATACTTTTTGCTATTTATCTGGAATGACATTTGCTGTTGTTGGTATAATTGGACATTTCAGTAAAACAactttattattctttattcCACAAATAATTAACTTTCTTTATAGTGTACCACAATTATTTCATTTGATACCATGTCCTAGACATAGATTGCCAAA ATACAATAAAAAAACTGATAAGTTAGATATTAGTACTACAGTATTCAATAAAAAGGATATTGGTTCTGTGG GTAAATTTATAGCATGGATATTTAGGaaactaaatataataaaatggcAAGAAGATGATCAAGGTATTGTTACTTGTAATAATTTGACACTAATTAATTTCGTGCTTATTAATACTGGCCCAATGAATGAACCTACACTTACATTGATTTTGTTGCTAATTCAG GTTGTTAGCAGTTCATTAGCATTTCTCATAAGATATCCTCTTGCTTCGATTTTCTATGAGGTTTGA
- the Alg7 gene encoding alg7 dolichyl-phosphate N-acetylglucosaminephosphotransferase isoform X2, whose product MLNVIYDDNSWKFIFPILINFAMSTTVYFLTIRLIPKIKDMFVKANLYGIDMNKRSGEKVPEALGVVTGCLFLITLFLFIPVPFTNYIFNDINFPHNEFMEFLAALLSICCMLLLGFADDVLDLRWRHKLLLPTIASLPLLMVYYINFNSTLIIVPKPLRPWFGLSVDLWIFYYLYMGMLAVFCTNAINILAGINGLEVGQSLVISISILLFNIIELSGDLWKAHQFSLYFMLPYIATSLGLLKFNWYPAQVFVGDTFCYLSGMTFAVVGIIGHFSKTTLLFFIPQIINFLYSVPQLFHLIPCPRHRLPKYNKKTDKLDISTTVFNKKDIGSVNL is encoded by the exons ATGTTGAATGTGATATACGATGACAACAGTTGGAAATTTATTTTcccaattttaataaatttcgcgATGTCGACCACTGTGTACTTTTTAACTATACGTTTAATACCGAAGATAAAAGATATGTTTGTCAAAGCTAACCTATACGGTATTGATATGAATAAGAGAAGTGGTGAAAAAGT GCCCGAAGCTTTAGGTGTTGTCACTGGATGTCTTTTTCTTATAACgctctttctttttattcctgTACCATTTACAAACTATATATTTAATGACATAAACTTCCCTCATAATGAG TTTATGGAGTTTTTGGCAGCTTTACTCTCAATTTGTTGTATGTTACTTTTGGGGTTTGCTGATGATGTTTTAGACCTACGTTGGAGGCACAAATTATTATTACCTACTATTGCTTCCTTACCACTTTTAATGGTGTATtacattaattttaattctacaTTAATTATTGTGCCAAAACCCTTAAGACCATGGTTTGGTCTTTCAGTGgatctttggatattttattatttatatatgggGATGCTAGCAGTGTTTTGCACAAATGCTATAAACATATTAGCTGGTATAAATGGTTTAGAAGTTGGACAGAGCTTAGTAATTTCAATAAGCATTCTTTTGTTTAATATAATAGAGCTATCAGGAGATCTGTGGAAAGCACATCAATTTTCATTGTATTTCATGCTTCCATATATAGCAACATCACTGgggttattaaaatttaattg GTACCCAGCACAGGTATTTGTGGGCGATACTTTTTGCTATTTATCTGGAATGACATTTGCTGTTGTTGGTATAATTGGACATTTCAGTAAAACAactttattattctttattcCACAAATAATTAACTTTCTTTATAGTGTACCACAATTATTTCATTTGATACCATGTCCTAGACATAGATTGCCAAA ATACAATAAAAAAACTGATAAGTTAGATATTAGTACTACAGTATTCAATAAAAAGGATATTGGTTCT GTAAATTTATAG